GCGAGTGGCGGCAGGTCCACCGGCCCCTGGCCGAGCCGCCAGGCCGCGCCCCCCAGCAGCAGCAGCGCGACCAGCACAAGCGTGCCCGCCAGCCGCGCGCCGTGGTGCCCGACATGCCCGGCGACCCGCCCGGCTTGACGCAGCCGCCGCCTCATCGAACACTTCCGGCGGCATGAACGAGTTCCTGGCGCTGGCTTCCGGATTTCCGCCCCCCGCCGACACGCGGGCCGCCGCGTCGTTCGTCGCGGATTTCGCCGCCATCGGCGCCGCCGCGCGGCGCTTCGCCGATGCGGCGCCGGGCCGCGCCCTGCTCGACTGTCTCGGCGGCAATGCCCCGCATCTCGCCAATCTCGCCCTGCGCGAGTCCGATATTCCGCCGCGCGTGCTCGCCGAGGGCGCCGGCCCGGTGATGGACGAGGCGCTGGCCCTGCTGCGCGAAGCCGACCCGCTCGCCACCCGCGCCGCGATCGGCCGCATCCTGCGCGAGGTCAAGCGCCGCGCAGCACTGGCCATCGCGCTGGCCGACCTGTCGGGCGCCTGGGGCGTCGAGCAGGTCACCGCCGCGCTGTCCGACCTTGCGGATGCCAGCATCGGCCTCGCACTGCGCCATCTGCTGCGTCATCTGCACGAGCGCGGCACCATAAGCCTGCCCGATCCGGCCGACCCCGAACGGGCTAGCCGCTTCGCCGTGCTGGGCATGGGCAAGCTCGGCGCGCGCGAGCTGAACTATTCGAGCGATATCGACCTCGTGCTGCTGTTCGATCCTTCATCTTCCGTTTACCGGGACGATTCGCAATCCGCCATGGCGCGCCTCGCGCGCGATCTCGTTCCGCTGCTCACCGAGCGCGATGCGGATGGCATGGTCTTCCGCGTCGATCTGCGCCTGCGCCCCGACCCCGCCGCCACCCCGCCGGTCGTCAGCCTCGCCGCCGCGCTCAGCTACTACGAAAGCCAGGGCCGCACCTGGGAGCGCGCCGCGTTTTCCAAGGCAAGGCCGGTCGCCGGTGACCGCGATTTCGGCGCATCCTTCCTCGAGCAGATTCGCCCCTTCATCTGGCGCCGCAATCTCGATTTTGCCGCCGTCGCCGAAATCCACGGAATGAAGCGGCGGATCGACCAGCGCCGGCGCGACGCTCCGGGCCGCATCGCCGGGCGCGACGTCAAGCTCGGCCGCGGCGGCATCCGCGAGATCGAGTTCATCGTGCAGACGCTGGAACTGGTCTGGGGCGGGCACGAGCCGGCGCTGCGCATCCCGGCGACGCTGCCGGCCCTGCGCGCGCTCGCCGCCGCCGGCCATCTGCCGCGCGCCGCCGCGCGCGACCTCGCCGCCGCCTATCGCGCGCTCCGCCAGGTCGAGCACCGGTTACAGATGGTCGAGGACCGCCAGACCCATACCCTGCCCGAAACCGAGGCCGGCCTCGCCCGCTTCGCCACCTTCATGAACATGCCAGATGCCGCGCGCTTCGCAGCATGGCTCGATGCGGTCTGCGAGACAGTGAACGCCATCTTCGCCGATTTTTTCGATACCGATCCCGGCAGTGGCAAAGACGGCGCGCCCGATCCCGGCGAGTCCGGCGCCGCTCCCGACGCGTTCGCCGGCCAGGCGCAGTCGCTCGGCTTCGCCGATCCGCAACATCTCGCGGTCAGGCTCCGCCTCTGGCGCAACGGCACGCTGCCAGCGCTGCGCACCGCCCGCGCCCGCGAACTGCTCGATTCGATCATGCCCGCGCTCCTGCGCGCCCTCGGCCGCCAGACCGACCCCGATCTCGCCTTCCGCCGGTTCGACCGGATGCTGGAACGCCAGAGCGCCGGCGTCAGCCTGCTCTCGCTGTTTCAGCACAACCCCGCACTGCTCGACCGGCTGGCGACCGTCCTCGGCGCTGCCCCGCCGCTCGCCGACCATCTCGCCAGCCATCCCGGCGCGCTCGATGCGCTGCTCGCCCCGGTTGCCCGCTTCACCCGCCCCGGCCCGGCGCTGCGCCGCCTGCTGCGCGACGCCGCCGATCTCGAAACCGCGCTCGACACGCTGCGCCGCTTCGTCCGGCGCGAGGAATTCCACCTCGCGGTCGCGACGCTGGAGCGCCGCATCGGCGCCGACCAGGCCTCGCTCTGGCGCACCGACCTCGCCGATGCCGCGCTGGCCGCGCTGCTGCCGCGGGTGATGGCCGATTTCGCCGCCCGCCACGGCCGGGTGCGGGGCGGGCGCTTCGCCATCGTCGCCCTCGGCCGCGTCGGCGCACGCGAGATGCAGCCCGGCTCCGATCTCGACCTGATGCTGATCTACGACCACCCGCCCGAAGCCGCCGCCGCCCGCCTGCCGCCCAGCCAGTATTTCCTGCGTCTCGCCCATGCGCTGGTCGCTGCCATCACCGCTCCCGGTGCCGAGGGGGCGATCTACGCGGTCGACATGCGGCTCCGCCCCTCCGGCAACAAGGGGCCGGTCGCCGTCTCGCTCGCCGCCTTCCGCCGCTACCACGCCGAGGAAGCCTGGACGTGGGAACGCCTGGCGCTGACCCGTGCGCGCGTGCTCGCCGCCACTCGCGGCTTCGCGCCGGTGGTCGATGCCGAAATCCGCGCCGCCCTTGCGCGCGATATCCCGCCCGCGACCACGTGCGCCGACACGGTGGCGATGCGCGCCCGCCTCGCGCGCGATGCGCCGCCCGCCGGCCCGTTCGACCTCAAGCACCGCGCCGGCGGCATGATGGAGCTCGGCTTCATCGCCGAGGCGCTGCAACTCGTCCATTTCCGCGGCGCGCCCTCGCGGTTCCGCCAGCGCACCGCCGAGGCGCTGGCGGAACTTGAGGCCTGCGGCGCGCTCGACCCCGCCGAGGCCGGCGCGCTCGCGGCGGCAGACCGCTGGTATCGCGCCGTGCAGGCCATGCGCCGCATCACCGGCCTCGCCGATCCCCG
This genomic interval from Acidiphilium multivorum AIU301 contains the following:
- a CDS encoding bifunctional [glutamine synthetase] adenylyltransferase/[glutamine synthetase]-adenylyl-L-tyrosine phosphorylase translates to MNEFLALASGFPPPADTRAAASFVADFAAIGAAARRFADAAPGRALLDCLGGNAPHLANLALRESDIPPRVLAEGAGPVMDEALALLREADPLATRAAIGRILREVKRRAALAIALADLSGAWGVEQVTAALSDLADASIGLALRHLLRHLHERGTISLPDPADPERASRFAVLGMGKLGARELNYSSDIDLVLLFDPSSSVYRDDSQSAMARLARDLVPLLTERDADGMVFRVDLRLRPDPAATPPVVSLAAALSYYESQGRTWERAAFSKARPVAGDRDFGASFLEQIRPFIWRRNLDFAAVAEIHGMKRRIDQRRRDAPGRIAGRDVKLGRGGIREIEFIVQTLELVWGGHEPALRIPATLPALRALAAAGHLPRAAARDLAAAYRALRQVEHRLQMVEDRQTHTLPETEAGLARFATFMNMPDAARFAAWLDAVCETVNAIFADFFDTDPGSGKDGAPDPGESGAAPDAFAGQAQSLGFADPQHLAVRLRLWRNGTLPALRTARARELLDSIMPALLRALGRQTDPDLAFRRFDRMLERQSAGVSLLSLFQHNPALLDRLATVLGAAPPLADHLASHPGALDALLAPVARFTRPGPALRRLLRDAADLETALDTLRRFVRREEFHLAVATLERRIGADQASLWRTDLADAALAALLPRVMADFAARHGRVRGGRFAIVALGRVGAREMQPGSDLDLMLIYDHPPEAAAARLPPSQYFLRLAHALVAAITAPGAEGAIYAVDMRLRPSGNKGPVAVSLAAFRRYHAEEAWTWERLALTRARVLAATRGFAPVVDAEIRAALARDIPPATTCADTVAMRARLARDAPPAGPFDLKHRAGGMMELGFIAEALQLVHFRGAPSRFRQRTAEALAELEACGALDPAEAGALAAADRWYRAVQAMRRITGLADPRPDSPKSALAPILAAAGALDFDGIIATMEAQAAVVRTSFVRHLGDPRGITNPRGDTA